The Enterococcus sp. 7F3_DIV0205 genome has a window encoding:
- a CDS encoding WxL domain-containing protein: MKKQRTIKLISTLLLSSVVFLPITSFAVTEEKNTESTVTFKDNPVDPVNPAPESLGLVKPGTVEDNIWIGDDGAFTTGSLRFSNIPHIKFGEVNIKAQSMRYDAVMPTYQVATNGEKPKETDPKINIPHFTQIVDERGTTGQFEVKVSATEFTQVNDATKKLKNTRIELYNKTLRNNKVDKEDANGRDGDASTLLDAPGLKTDTAVAIPISKQNSISLLKVKAGKNANATISSVVFDKEYKSDKDYKAIANNTNVKLFVPQGEQAEKGKNYKATLTWELIDSI, encoded by the coding sequence ATGAAAAAACAAAGAACAATAAAACTTATTTCCACACTACTTTTGAGCAGTGTAGTATTTCTACCTATCACTAGTTTTGCTGTGACAGAAGAAAAAAATACAGAGTCAACTGTGACCTTTAAAGATAATCCAGTTGATCCAGTAAATCCAGCACCAGAATCTTTAGGTTTGGTAAAACCAGGTACGGTCGAAGACAATATTTGGATTGGCGACGATGGAGCATTTACTACGGGAAGTTTACGTTTTTCAAATATCCCTCATATTAAGTTTGGTGAAGTAAATATTAAAGCGCAATCTATGCGTTATGATGCGGTAATGCCAACCTACCAAGTAGCGACAAATGGGGAAAAACCGAAAGAAACGGATCCTAAAATCAATATTCCGCATTTTACACAAATCGTTGATGAGCGTGGAACGACAGGGCAGTTTGAAGTGAAAGTTTCCGCAACAGAATTTACGCAAGTAAATGATGCAACTAAAAAATTAAAAAATACGCGTATCGAGTTATACAATAAAACACTTAGAAATAACAAAGTGGACAAAGAAGACGCTAACGGTCGTGATGGTGATGCCTCAACATTGTTAGATGCACCAGGTCTTAAAACTGATACTGCAGTCGCTATCCCAATCAGCAAACAAAACAGTATTTCTTTATTGAAGGTAAAAGCTGGCAAAAATGCAAATGCGACTATCTCTTCAGTCGTTTTTGATAAAGAATATAAATCAGACAAGGATTATAAAGCAATAGCCAACAATACAAATGTGAAACTTTTCGTACCACAAGGAGAGCAAGCAGAAAAAGGTAAAAATTATAAAGCAACACTTACATGGGAATTGATTGATTCAATTTAA
- a CDS encoding WxL domain-containing protein — MKFRVFLFSMSQILLIGGLNQATMTAEAEASTETTLEFIPNDANGGNPVVPGKGPEERERIYPEKADGSFTNGSLRIEHVPAIRFGQQKISSKIEYYQALWGSGTVGEDETKVKIPSFAQVTDERGIQSSWKLTVHQEKAFQNTKNEKNELENTRIEIHEGQLFNTVEPDATVLVSGVLGLSDSKPVDIPVGAKGNALEVMATKEAKTTDGSKTSIVFASSKDYDNDATFYGAEKQETLSIDHGGLKLRTPGKDKKEKATYSANLIWTLTDSI; from the coding sequence ATGAAATTTCGAGTGTTTTTATTTAGTATGTCACAAATCCTATTGATTGGAGGGCTTAATCAAGCAACTATGACAGCTGAAGCAGAAGCGTCGACAGAGACGACCTTAGAATTTATTCCTAATGATGCAAATGGTGGAAATCCTGTCGTACCAGGAAAAGGACCCGAAGAAAGAGAGCGAATTTATCCTGAAAAAGCAGATGGAAGCTTTACAAATGGCTCTTTACGTATCGAGCATGTTCCAGCGATTCGATTTGGTCAACAAAAAATAAGTTCAAAAATTGAATATTATCAAGCCTTATGGGGAAGCGGTACAGTAGGTGAAGATGAAACAAAGGTAAAAATTCCAAGTTTTGCACAAGTCACAGATGAACGAGGGATTCAAAGTTCCTGGAAGTTGACCGTGCACCAAGAAAAAGCTTTTCAAAATACAAAGAACGAGAAAAATGAACTAGAAAATACTCGAATTGAAATTCATGAAGGTCAACTATTTAACACAGTAGAGCCAGATGCAACTGTATTAGTTAGTGGTGTCCTAGGATTAAGTGATTCTAAACCTGTAGATATTCCAGTTGGAGCAAAAGGAAATGCTCTAGAAGTCATGGCAACAAAAGAAGCAAAAACAACAGATGGTTCTAAAACATCGATTGTCTTTGCCTCATCCAAAGATTACGACAATGATGCAACCTTTTATGGCGCAGAAAAACAAGAAACACTTTCAATCGATCATGGAGGACTTAAGCTCCGCACACCAGGAAAAGATAAAAAAGAAAAAGCAACATACTCTGCCAATCTAATTTGGACACTGACAGATAGTATTTAA
- a CDS encoding WxL domain-containing protein, translating into MKKTILATATLGTLLLAIIMQGNIANATTTKGDIHFLEGDGSDSNGIEVSDPGKGGQHEGDGSIIKPPAGGSSTTGALRFNYIPSIRFGQNRLSTKTQDFYALFDEIEIGGKKEERPTFYEIVDLRGGTKGWTVNLKNDRVFRSADGKQFKATLAFKDMTVQSNSSISNEKQFPTVPKAMEETAIGTDAGSSVKITEAKNVESQGYGSWSVRVGDLDKKIPVKGDSGIQKNAEADETKTTRNAAVKLTIPGGQIIDTSKDYSTDLVWELVSAP; encoded by the coding sequence ATGAAAAAGACAATATTAGCAACTGCAACACTGGGCACATTGTTGTTAGCAATAATAATGCAAGGCAATATTGCAAATGCGACGACAACAAAAGGAGATATCCACTTTTTAGAAGGAGATGGCTCTGATTCCAATGGGATAGAGGTCAGTGATCCTGGGAAAGGAGGTCAACATGAAGGAGACGGCAGTATAATCAAACCTCCAGCTGGCGGAAGTTCTACAACAGGAGCTTTACGCTTTAACTATATACCGTCTATTCGATTCGGCCAAAACCGTTTATCGACCAAGACACAAGATTTTTATGCATTGTTTGATGAGATAGAGATCGGTGGCAAAAAAGAAGAACGTCCAACCTTCTATGAGATCGTGGACTTGAGAGGCGGAACAAAAGGCTGGACCGTTAATTTAAAAAATGACCGCGTTTTTCGTTCAGCTGACGGCAAACAATTTAAAGCGACACTAGCATTCAAAGATATGACCGTTCAAAGTAATAGCTCCATTAGTAACGAGAAACAATTTCCAACTGTTCCAAAAGCTATGGAAGAGACGGCTATTGGGACAGATGCAGGTAGTTCAGTAAAAATCACTGAGGCTAAAAACGTTGAAAGTCAAGGCTACGGAAGTTGGTCTGTCCGAGTGGGGGATCTCGATAAAAAAATACCAGTTAAAGGAGATTCTGGTATTCAAAAAAATGCTGAAGCGGATGAAACAAAAACAACAAGAAATGCAGCAGTAAAATTGACTATTCCTGGAGGACAAATCATTGATACGTCCAAAGATTACAGCACAGATTTAGTTTGGGAATTGGTTTCGGCACCCTAA
- a CDS encoding WxL domain-containing protein — MMKVSRVLLALYLSSFLICVFETDAFAHSTSGNIQFFSDDTTEDPIDPTEPGKPIIPNQPPSAGSLSLSYVSNLSFGAQAMSTRSQEYFAQPDSIMDKETNQAKEVPNFVQLIDKTGKNLGWELTVAQSKPLTNERGFMLENTRFSFRNLVLKGLLSDATAPYFPEKEINLTKVNEPVLVARATKETGQGTWSIQFGKEGNEANKSISVYIPGKIKKEAGQYNTTLIWTLTNSL; from the coding sequence ATGATGAAGGTAAGCCGTGTTCTTTTAGCATTATATTTGTCCTCTTTCCTTATTTGTGTATTTGAAACAGATGCTTTTGCTCATTCAACCAGTGGAAACATTCAATTTTTTTCAGATGATACAACAGAAGATCCAATAGATCCAACAGAACCAGGGAAACCCATTATCCCAAATCAACCACCAAGCGCTGGATCATTAAGCTTAAGTTATGTCAGTAATTTGTCATTTGGCGCACAAGCAATGTCCACTCGCTCACAAGAATATTTTGCGCAACCAGATAGTATTATGGATAAGGAAACTAATCAAGCTAAAGAAGTACCTAATTTTGTACAGTTAATAGATAAAACTGGAAAAAATTTAGGTTGGGAACTGACCGTAGCTCAAAGTAAACCATTAACTAATGAACGAGGCTTTATGTTAGAGAACACTCGATTTTCTTTCCGAAATTTAGTTCTTAAAGGACTATTATCTGATGCCACAGCACCTTATTTCCCAGAAAAAGAGATTAATTTAACAAAAGTAAATGAGCCAGTACTTGTTGCCAGAGCGACTAAAGAAACAGGGCAAGGGACTTGGTCTATCCAGTTTGGAAAGGAGGGGAACGAAGCAAATAAAAGCATATCTGTTTATATTCCTGGAAAAATCAAAAAAGAAGCTGGGCAATATAACACAACATTGATTTGGACGTTAACAAACAGTCTATAA
- a CDS encoding LPXTG cell wall anchor domain-containing protein, which translates to MKKKLFVFLLSLLFVGAMFNRTVISYAAEMESRVGLTFTDDKFPNAGIADTQKNESIKKNLTTKNISSKFPVTGEEIVLFLLYLGLLLLLIWLIVIGKKYKGEKRK; encoded by the coding sequence ATGAAAAAGAAGCTGTTTGTCTTTCTGCTTTCACTTTTATTTGTAGGGGCAATGTTTAATCGAACTGTTATTAGCTACGCAGCCGAAATGGAGTCTCGAGTCGGTTTGACATTTACAGATGACAAATTTCCAAATGCAGGCATAGCAGATACACAGAAAAATGAATCAATCAAAAAAAATCTTACAACTAAAAATATAAGTAGTAAATTTCCTGTAACAGGGGAAGAAATTGTACTTTTTCTACTATATTTAGGTCTCTTGCTTCTTTTGATTTGGTTAATAGTTATTGGTAAAAAATACAAAGGAGAGAAGCGAAAATGA
- a CDS encoding winged helix-turn-helix domain-containing protein produces MEHIVLITLNKKNAQPYIQEFEASGGKVDILLPSELDFIDNNDFSPGIICILEDNVLAAGEIGQLILSVKKYDPSYLWVFSLSDQLPYRLVYSSLGADGTICVKEMATVQELIRFSFHQIEKLKHLKNNFVKESFPEKQSSTRTKKTGISGFKLKESNLSICIEETEIFLTRLEFRFMSILNENLGRAVTYQELGEYVWSDNSADWKISRYRTANIVYKLRCKIEKHNKSSDVIQTVRSMGYRVGSK; encoded by the coding sequence GTGGAACACATTGTATTAATTACATTAAATAAAAAGAATGCACAACCATATATTCAGGAATTTGAAGCTTCAGGAGGAAAAGTGGATATTTTACTACCAAGTGAACTGGATTTTATAGATAACAATGATTTCTCTCCAGGAATTATTTGTATTCTAGAAGATAACGTATTGGCAGCTGGAGAAATTGGTCAATTGATATTATCTGTAAAAAAGTATGATCCATCGTATTTATGGGTATTTTCTTTGTCAGATCAACTACCATATAGATTAGTTTATTCCAGTTTGGGAGCCGATGGCACTATTTGTGTAAAAGAAATGGCAACAGTTCAAGAATTAATCCGTTTCAGCTTCCATCAAATAGAAAAATTAAAGCATTTGAAAAATAATTTTGTAAAAGAATCGTTTCCTGAAAAACAGTCAAGTACAAGGACAAAGAAAACAGGAATATCAGGATTCAAATTGAAAGAAAGTAACCTAAGTATTTGTATAGAAGAAACGGAAATCTTTTTGACACGATTAGAGTTTCGATTTATGAGTATTTTAAATGAAAACTTAGGCAGAGCTGTTACATATCAGGAGTTAGGTGAGTATGTTTGGAGTGACAATAGTGCAGATTGGAAGATCAGTAGGTATCGTACAGCAAATATTGTTTATAAATTAAGATGCAAAATTGAAAAACATAATAAAAGTTCGGACGTTATCCAAACGGTACGTTCAATGGGGTACAGAGTGGGAAGTAAATAA
- a CDS encoding helix-turn-helix domain-containing protein: MKEFIGEHDNNKIKVLDFLINENKSVNMSEICSATQLSYKTVRSVIDSFEENTYIDKKNLEIYYNKVGKIESVKLSNSSHVDVSFFYLEKSILFIMIKELFLKGRVENKYICENYYISTTTCIRYKKKLRDLLESFGLEMSVNGELKSEEYRIRNFFLHFFSNASSNWIFSNEAYNFLEHSLDVEFPAIFQMDAAQKELMRLLLYITIKRNSQGYVLVKKRQIDLEMKGKLLKIYTNISNYIINYFPYFENKPSEIDYLFVSMLRIQVIRMEKNAEENQLIVNIKNTPNFDVICNSLIDLIIGSFFKNNKKNHNFIRISVTLFLIYAIASFHDTRRFFYEYEEEVYTKRNVYEDELFKRVTKIVENWESEHDVFSRLLNIRGEKNQISFKRQVYLLVYSLICRLEPVQNKEKVKIYVQNSKVYIADIIRRKIETIFSDKVTILDVYSSDIDLFVTDKEYKVTDISSNKVFVQTFSDCYAIHRLIEAIDNEILNKVNSAPFKIDN, encoded by the coding sequence ATGAAAGAGTTTATTGGTGAACATGATAATAATAAGATCAAAGTATTAGACTTTTTAATAAATGAAAATAAAAGTGTAAATATGTCAGAGATATGTTCGGCAACACAACTATCATACAAAACTGTTCGTAGTGTTATTGACTCTTTTGAAGAGAATACATATATTGATAAAAAGAATCTAGAGATATACTACAATAAGGTGGGGAAAATTGAATCGGTCAAGCTTAGTAATAGTTCACATGTGGATGTCTCTTTTTTCTATTTAGAGAAGTCCATTTTATTTATTATGATTAAAGAGTTGTTTTTAAAAGGACGAGTTGAAAATAAATATATTTGTGAAAACTACTACATCAGCACAACTACATGCATAAGGTATAAAAAAAAGCTTAGGGATTTACTAGAAAGCTTTGGACTTGAAATGTCTGTTAATGGTGAATTGAAAAGTGAAGAGTATCGTATTCGTAATTTCTTCTTGCATTTTTTTTCCAACGCTAGTTCTAATTGGATCTTTTCAAACGAAGCATATAACTTTTTAGAACATTCCTTGGATGTGGAATTTCCTGCAATTTTTCAAATGGATGCTGCTCAAAAAGAATTAATGAGATTATTATTGTACATTACTATTAAAAGGAATAGCCAAGGATATGTTCTCGTAAAAAAAAGACAAATAGATTTAGAAATGAAAGGAAAATTATTAAAAATATATACGAATATTTCTAATTATATTATTAACTACTTTCCCTATTTTGAAAATAAACCTTCAGAAATTGACTATCTTTTTGTTTCAATGCTAAGGATTCAAGTAATTAGAATGGAGAAAAATGCTGAAGAAAACCAACTGATAGTCAATATTAAAAATACGCCTAATTTTGACGTTATATGTAATTCTTTAATAGATTTAATAATTGGAAGTTTTTTTAAAAATAATAAAAAAAATCACAATTTTATTCGCATTAGTGTGACGCTGTTTTTAATCTATGCGATAGCAAGTTTTCATGATACAAGAAGATTTTTTTACGAGTATGAAGAAGAAGTTTATACAAAGCGAAATGTTTATGAAGATGAATTATTCAAAAGAGTCACAAAGATAGTCGAGAATTGGGAAAGTGAACATGATGTATTCTCAAGACTTTTAAACATCCGAGGAGAAAAAAATCAGATATCATTTAAAAGGCAAGTTTATTTACTAGTCTACAGTCTGATATGTCGACTGGAACCAGTTCAAAATAAAGAGAAAGTCAAAATATATGTTCAAAATTCTAAAGTATATATCGCAGATATTATTCGTAGAAAAATTGAAACTATTTTTTCAGATAAAGTGACAATATTAGATGTATATAGTTCAGATATTGACCTTTTTGTTACAGACAAAGAGTATAAGGTGACCGATATTTCAAGTAATAAAGTATTTGTACAGACTTTTTCTGATTGTTATGCTATTCATCGATTAATTGAAGCAATAGACAATGAAATTTTAAATAAAGTAAACTCTGCGCCATTTAAAATTGATAATTGA
- a CDS encoding dimethylarginine dimethylaminohydrolase family protein, with protein MKTNFVESEFAPLKRVVLAQSQFCLPEGEDELDTSFLSEKNLALFDHKVGDIAEIYPDMQLKWEQEKEQMATLLTSYGVEVIRPRMLTEYEKELGRKNGHGYANFFSRDPFFTLGHFVIEGNLRFAHRRMEILPIRDILIEESNHSEAVYLAAPQPDISQGAESEVGPFLEGGDVLVYDKTIFVGYSGLASNLNGINWLKSFLAHWDYNVIPVRLHPDILHLDCALSMVREGLMICCEEAFLDGLPKELSNWDKINVSLKDASLLMTNGLPINESVYVTDQAFTELIAALEEYDIKVETLDYEVSRIFGGSFRCTTQALLRTTNSL; from the coding sequence ATGAAAACGAATTTTGTAGAAAGTGAATTTGCTCCGTTAAAGAGAGTTGTTTTAGCACAATCACAATTTTGTTTACCAGAAGGGGAAGATGAGTTAGATACAAGTTTTTTATCAGAAAAAAATCTGGCTCTATTTGATCATAAAGTTGGCGATATAGCAGAAATTTACCCGGATATGCAACTAAAATGGGAACAAGAGAAAGAGCAAATGGCTACATTATTAACTTCTTATGGGGTAGAAGTGATTAGACCGAGAATGTTGACAGAATATGAAAAAGAGTTAGGCAGAAAAAATGGACATGGTTATGCTAATTTCTTCTCCAGAGATCCATTTTTTACGCTTGGACATTTCGTTATTGAAGGAAACTTGAGATTTGCTCATCGACGTATGGAAATATTGCCGATTCGAGATATATTAATTGAGGAATCCAACCATTCAGAAGCAGTCTATTTAGCTGCGCCACAACCAGATATTTCGCAAGGAGCAGAAAGTGAAGTAGGACCGTTTTTAGAAGGCGGCGATGTTTTAGTATACGATAAAACGATATTTGTTGGGTACTCTGGTTTGGCTAGTAATTTAAATGGAATCAATTGGCTGAAGTCATTTTTAGCGCATTGGGACTATAATGTTATACCTGTGCGTTTACACCCAGATATATTACATCTGGATTGTGCATTAAGTATGGTTCGAGAGGGCTTGATGATTTGCTGTGAAGAAGCCTTTTTAGACGGTCTGCCGAAGGAATTAAGCAATTGGGATAAGATCAACGTTTCTTTAAAAGACGCATCTTTATTGATGACAAATGGTCTTCCAATCAATGAATCTGTGTATGTTACAGATCAGGCATTTACAGAATTGATTGCAGCATTGGAAGAATATGATATAAAAGTTGAAACATTGGATTACGAAGTTTCAAGGATATTCGGCGGTTCGTTCAGATGTACGACACAAGCATTACTGAGAACAACAAACTCGTTGTGA
- a CDS encoding peptidoglycan amidohydrolase family protein — MANIEHMIKWMAERKGKVTYSMNVRLGPNSYDCSSAVYYALINGGFLNTGIMGNTDTLFFHLENSGWTQVKKDGFGNYPAKKGDIFIWGDRGASGGASGHTGIFIDDQDRIIHCNYGYNGITVNDHDTIWALNGCPTITIYRYGKGESNQPKPQPNPPKLQPESQKQPSSLIPMSGTFYPDRQLAVSRDTEPDDRISPALDYYSAGMAINYDHYLHSKGYVWISYISQAGSRRYVAVGPDDGQINTTWGTGFFN; from the coding sequence ATGGCAAATATAGAACACATGATTAAATGGATGGCCGAGCGTAAAGGAAAAGTCACGTACTCAATGAACGTGCGATTAGGTCCCAACAGCTATGATTGCTCAAGTGCCGTTTATTACGCATTGATCAACGGCGGTTTTTTGAATACTGGAATTATGGGGAATACAGATACACTTTTCTTCCATTTAGAAAACAGTGGTTGGACCCAAGTAAAAAAAGATGGATTTGGGAATTATCCTGCAAAAAAAGGAGACATTTTTATCTGGGGAGATCGAGGAGCTTCTGGAGGAGCCTCTGGCCATACGGGGATTTTTATAGATGATCAAGACCGAATTATTCATTGTAATTATGGTTATAATGGTATTACCGTCAATGATCATGATACGATTTGGGCGTTAAATGGGTGTCCTACGATAACGATTTATCGTTATGGGAAAGGTGAAAGTAATCAGCCGAAACCTCAGCCAAATCCCCCTAAACTTCAACCTGAATCACAAAAACAACCATCAAGTTTGATTCCAATGTCAGGAACCTTTTATCCAGATAGACAATTAGCAGTTAGCCGAGATACAGAGCCAGATGACAGGATTAGTCCAGCACTTGATTATTATTCAGCGGGTATGGCAATCAACTACGATCACTATCTTCATAGTAAGGGTTATGTTTGGATCAGTTATATCAGTCAAGCTGGTTCTCGCCGCTATGTTGCAGTGGGCCCAGATGACGGACAGATAAATACAACATGGGGAACTGGTTTTTTTAACTAA
- a CDS encoding barstar family protein translates to MCNELIHTTKCEYIESDPTSKLGNCFIVNLKGNEISNKMELFSVLQKEYTLSDANSWEGITDWLTDLSWIETDNSQLIVHNYTYFLGDDNNLKDIFEEILIDFVLPFLEKEILTTVVKGEPKGFIVYLID, encoded by the coding sequence ATGTGCAATGAATTAATCCATACTACAAAATGTGAGTATATCGAATCTGATCCTACTAGTAAATTAGGAAACTGTTTTATTGTTAATTTAAAAGGCAATGAAATATCAAATAAAATGGAATTATTTAGTGTATTACAAAAAGAATATACATTGTCAGATGCTAATAGTTGGGAAGGGATAACTGATTGGTTAACAGATTTAAGTTGGATTGAAACAGATAATTCTCAGTTAATTGTGCATAACTATACTTATTTTTTAGGTGATGATAATAACCTCAAAGACATATTTGAAGAAATATTGATAGATTTTGTTTTGCCTTTTTTGGAAAAAGAAATCCTAACTACTGTTGTAAAAGGAGAACCGAAAGGGTTTATTGTCTATCTAATTGATTAG